CTTAAATAACACTCTTTTTTATCTCGATCCTCTGATTTCATGACGTCACGTATACAGAACGTCACAAATATCAATGCATATAGTTTTACTGTCCTTTCTATTTTTATGAAGGATATTCGTCAAGCAGTAACTAAACTGCACGTAAATAGAGtctttatgatatatgtatatatatatatatatatatgaaatttcccCCACCATcttctacatgtacataacatataAATTTTGATCATTTAATCATACATATTTGTTACCtatatgcttattgcatttgGATACAATTACACTTAAAATTGAAATCATGgggaaaaacttttttttagtctttgttttgtttgcaaacttctgtaagaatccgctacgcggattcatacagtttgcaaacaaaatttgtttcataccccgatgaaactaaaaaaaaaatgacatcaatgcttaattgattcaaaacatatatattatgtcaacattatcaagaaaacatccaACTAGCCTTCGACGACTAATGAGTGAATATTGAAGCCGAATACTTTGATACTTAATATCAGTTACGGTTTGTTATTTTCATAGACTCTAATTATACGTGCAGAAATAGACCATGGTATGCGGCCGATTATGATCGTTACCATGCAAAGACTATTTCCggtatatgtaaatatacaatagtcCCACCTCTTTCATGATACCTTAATTACTAGTtgaaacataataaaaaaaatctatatctAAACAAACActtgtgtgatttttttttattcaataattgCTTTCAGAGTCGGTCAATTTTCGAGTATAGTATAACAAAATGTAATTATCACACAATCTGCTCTCACTTCTTTAGAATCAagacagttatataaaatatcaaatgaatcGAAATACGGGTCTGCTCCAAATACTGCATTACGTCATCACTACAGTGACCAATAAGACTTTCGGTATGGGTTTGACAAAACGAATACGTCGTAGTCAACATAAGGCTAATTAGGAGCTTCGAGCTTCTTTTGTTTGAGTTTGAGCAGGCACAGACCAAAGGCGGGTGGGTGGAGGGCGTACCCGGCCTAGGCCTAGATACACCGCTATAATGATTTTCGGCTTCACTTGCCTCGTAATCGATATGTTTACACTAATAATCTATACATATGGATTTTTGAGCTCTTTCCAGTGCATGGGTACTAATCTTAGCTGACTTATTCAGAATGAATCCAAAATTATTAAAGATATTACCAAAAAGACccctcacacacaaacacacacacactctcacacacaccctcacacacacacccttACACACACACAATTTTCCAGTAACCGTTTCCATATCAAAGGTCATTTAAACACTTTAAGAGAGAGTTTGAGCAGGCACAGACCAAAGGCGTGTGGGCGTACCCGGCTATAATGATTCTCGGTTtcaatgccccccccccccccccaacccaaACCTCAACCCCCAACAACCCCCACCACCGCCACcaccaccccacccccacccaaAAGAATAAAGACCTATTTGCTTCCATATATCTTTTTCTGTTTATTCTGCACTTGTCTACCGCCATTTTGTCGGTTATTTTCTATGAAGTACATTTATTGGGTAATGTATctttgacatatatatgtagccgGAAGTGAGCATGGTACATCTCTCCATTCGCCTGAAGCAGTCACGACGCCTAAACAGTCAGCTTCGCTCGAGCTGGCCTGAGGGGCACCAAGGTACCACAAAGAGTTTAGAAGAATCGGCTGATCGTTCTCGATCCAAGTCCATGTGCCCTCATTAGTCAGGTCGTTTCCTCCTGCCCAAAACACTGATAGAATGATACCAATTAAAAGCTTTCGTCAATACAAATCAAGTCTTACATGGATTGATCAATGTCTATATTTACGGTTATTAGAGTTAAAATGCAAGTTACTTTCTTCCACAGTAGCTTCTACAAGATATACGTACTCTATGTGAGCGTCCATTATGGAAGACATTTTCTCCAGCCATAAACTGACTTCTCTCTCATTTTATCTGTGAACA
The window above is part of the Pecten maximus chromosome 2, xPecMax1.1, whole genome shotgun sequence genome. Proteins encoded here:
- the LOC117322074 gene encoding hepatic lectin-like, producing the protein NVRGKYFQNRCFFEGSSAASWTEGRDQCRLSDGSLVTIDTDDVNNFLLTVTTAGVFWAGGNDLTNEGTWTWIENDQPILLNSLWYLGAPQASSSEADCLGVVTASGEWRDVPCSLPATYICQRYITQ